A stretch of DNA from Mercenaria mercenaria strain notata unplaced genomic scaffold, MADL_Memer_1 contig_1672, whole genome shotgun sequence:
GATcacgtgacttttgtttatgatcacacTGTGTCCACCTTAATGGCTGCCCCCATGTAATAGaaggttttttgtatttttctgcaatttctcattacattttaatatattttaccgACCATATTCTAGCCAACAACTTTCCAGTTCCAACGATGTATCATgttgctatgtgagtgttgccgTTTTTCCATTTACCTTGCAGAGATTTTCGAAGCGGTGATTTATCTCTTGAAAAAGTGTTGTCACATTGAGTcccaaattaaaaagaaaatgcattttatgtattttaacgGGTTTGTTATTGGTAGGAATCGACTGAAAATGCACCGCAATCATGTAGTTTGCTTCTCATGCGACTTGTAAATGTTTATACCtgttttctacaatgttctaGGGATTCATGTTTCAATGGTCACACTGTGTCATGATCACATTGTGTCCATTAAATTTAGTAAATGGTGTATTTAGCAATTAATTCCAATCATCTGCATAATAATTAGCCTTTTCAAGTGTTTTAGTGTTGCTATTTATTAAAGGAATAAACATACGTTATAGGTAATCCAGAAGCACTTTCGAGCTTGTCACATAACGGCTGAaggaaaaaatcctttttttaactatttttctgTAAGCTAGTTCCTGTTTTACATCATTGTGGACTTATACCtaacattttgtagcattttcaggGAGGCTTTGTATAGACATGTAAACTTATTCCACTTATTCCACATAAGAgtgtaaaattttcttattttgtgttgCTCAACAATCTTGACTAAACCTGTACATTGTaacttgtacattgtattatgaATCTTTTGGTATTATTTTTCTAACTGTCTTAATGCATGACTTaccaaaattaataataaagaatGCAGTGCATTACATAATTATCAATCTAATAAGCATACATGTGTAACTGTACTGAAAATAGTGAAATCACTGTGCCATCAATTGTAAAGTTTAACAagtaatattttttacttttcaatcACTGCAATACTTACTTGTGATATTTTCAACTAACTTCACTTTTTAAGACTTGAGCGATGGTTAAAATACACTGCATTTATTGATATATACTGTTTTGTTGTCCGTGCATTCAAATGTGTATTGTTGCCAAATCATTAATCATATACGTTACTATCATTTGTTGAATTACAAGGAGGTGAAACAAACGTGAAAATCTTATCTTTATAAGACATTGTATAGATATTTAAGTCTattgaagtttgaaaataaagtattaccaTGGCCCATAACAAACAACATTTGgatttgcttttaaattttgataaaccgTATCTTACGACAACAAAATCCATATACATTACTGAATGATGCCTGAATGATTTTACCGTCggcaatcattttttttatattttcccttACAGAAACTGGAGAAATGCCCATACGTATTTCACTAGCATGAAATTCTTAAAGGTCAACTTCCAAAAATCATATATGGGTATATGAATTAGAAGTAATTTTTTACAGTAAACACGATAAACAaactcaaaaagtaaaaaaaaatcattatattgcaaaaaatgatgattttgtaaATCGTTTTTTTCCGTAGCGCGCTCGTTAATTTCCGCCGCTCTTTCCGATGATGACGTAGGAATATCCCCAGCGTAATTGACCTCGCGACCTGTTCACTCGCGTTCAACAGAATTTTATTGtgcacccctccccccaccccacgagtggtgggggttatagttATGGTTTGGTCTTGTTTGTGTGTCCGTCTATGTGTCTGACCAAAATGATCGAAGAAGAGGGGCCATTTCTAATTATTAATAAGAATAAAAGAggaatttttgtttgtgatgctcagtAACAGAggaatcattttcatttccagTTGATAGCAAGTCGGCCTACGGAACATAAAGGTTTCCAGATAAAGGTTAAAGTCAGAGAGTGTGGGACACTTGCAGTGACTGAAACAAAGGACATGATGTGTGGCCCAGACCAGTGTACACCTTCAGTTGAGAAGAGTTTCCAATTCCCAGAAAATGCCTGCTATGATGACCCAGCTGAACAGTCTGACGAGGAGTATGTCGACAATGTGAAAGAAGACCCAGACTGGGAGCCATCTGCTGATGACTTGGCAGATCTAGACGAGGATGGagatgatgatgaaaacgcaacTGTTTGGTAATTTTGTTGCTTGTGAACATTATCATAAATAACATGCCAGTGTATGAGAGACAGGGTTTGTTTCATTGTTGAATAAAAATGTCTTGCTCCAATTAACTGAGTAAATttgtaaatatgtgtatatgttaGATATATTGATATGTAACAGAAATGCAAGCAGTTAAGATTTCCACCGTTTTATGACATCACATTACCTGTGGGACACTTGAATCATTGCAGATTTACCAATATTATGCCTATAAAAATTTCCcaatcatttatattttatgatgGTTGCAACATTGATACTGCATTCTGAAGGCAAACTATTGGTAAAACATTCTTAAGACCTGAGTGTTGAAAAACAGTTTAATTGAAATAAGTGAAAGTAGGTCTATCGTAGCAAACGAATACAACCCAAAAGGTGGTACGCTATTAAGGGTCTATTATGTTTAGTTTATCGCCAGTCTGAGAACAAAGCTTATTTATAGCTTATTGTCTGAAGTTGAGATTCATACGACACCAGCTGTACTATACTATGTATATATGGCAGAAAGTCAAAATCAGCTACCTGATGAATATGTATTACCCAGTTTCAAGCTCATAAACAtacaaataacttaataatacCAGTATTGTATAAACTGGTCTAGTTTAATATAAAGcagttttgtaatatatttttttcatattttttcaggCACGACTGTATAGAAGACCATGCACCAGACctaatgaaagaagaaaaattcATTGTTTTTCAGAGTTGTCTTCTGTCTCTGTTAAGGTTGTGCCACATATGTTCCGGGGTGTGTAGCAACATTAAGAAGAAAGTAGTGGGCAGCATGGTAATTTTTGAAAGTGTTTGTGAAACTGGACATTCAAGGATCTGGCGTAGCCAACCGGTGGTTAGTGGTGCTCCAGTTGGGAACGTGTTATCAGCAGGTGCCTTGGTGTTTTCAGGACTATCACCGTCAAaacttttcaactttttcaaatttacaaacattttaatgatcaaGGAAAGGACATTTAACAGATACCAGAAATCGTTTGTTATTCCGGCAATAGCGAATACATGGCAACAGAAACAGAACGAGACCCTCCTGGCATGTAGAGGGAGAAGTGTTCGTGTAGGTGGCGATGCTAGGTGCTGCTCTCCTGGACATACTGCCAAATATGGAAGCTACACATTGATGGATTTAGAGACAGGCATGGTGTTAGCTACAGAATTAGTACAAGTAAGTCTTTGTTAAGGAAAATACCATTTGTTGGAAGTTTTGTCTTGTTTAAAGATACAAATGGAGGCTGTCAACCCTTACCCTGatagatttctataatgaacttgtccagaTTTCAGTTTTGACAGTGCCTTTGACTGTAAAAAGGGGTACtgaccaaaatgatactgaccatatggcaaacagtgaagatcttgatcagactgcatagatgtcaTGCTGatgatgatctacactggtcgcaaaggcagaatcaattgtgtccattCTGTAGTAATTGCAGATGTAATTAAAGCATGTGTACTTACTTATATATACAAGGCCGTGTATAAGTGATAGTATGTGCACAGAGGTATTCGATTTGAACCCAACTACAGTATAATTTTGCCTCAATCTCTGTACAGTTCTGTTATGTGGAATACAGTAGCTGAGTACTTGTTATGTGGAATAAAGTAGCTGAGAACAGCTTCTGTTTTTCCTCCACAGTTGAACTTAATCAAGTTAAATGCTGTATAACATACTTTTCAcagaatgttttttgttttttttaaaagtactgCCCAGTTATTTTTGGTTTACAGCTGCATGTTAAAAAAGGAAAGATTATATTTGTGATACTACTCCATAGTATTGTGATctcaaaataattcatatttcagaGCAATGAAGTGAAGAACTCGAATGCTATGGAATTAGAGGGGTTGAAGAGAACCATGAAAGTTGTGGAAGATATGGGTGTGACTCTGAGCGACATAACCACAGATCGCCATGTACAGGTCCGAAAATATCTCCGTGAAAATAAGGACATTTTAATCACTGGTTTGACAGCTGGCATGTTGCCAAAAGTAAGCTTTTTGTTTCATTACAGCAAAAATCCAAATATCTTTTGAATATAAGCTGCATAAATATACAGACTAAATGGAGGCATTCTATTTTCCACCCACCTCTGCCAGGTGACACTGAATACAAACATATGGAAAGGCAAGCATACATTCTACCTAACGTCCATCGTGTCTCATGtaggaattttgactggtttcaTTTTAAAGTAGAAGTATGAGCTTGCATGTTTGTTAGACCAAAAGTAATACTTCCTTCCTGAAAACATGTGCTAGGTTAAAATTTTCCAGACTATTGTAGCAATATTATCAAGCTGTTGTAGCAAGTAAAAAGCTAAGAAAATATAACGGCTATTTACACAATTTGTCTGGTAAGAGAATGAGTTTAACAagaaatttttatgtaaaaaactgACTCTTCCGatttcagcaaaaagaaattccaTTCTGGTActgaaaagatcattttagcTTGAACTACTTTCATTATTAACCATGttgtaaattttctgttttaggTGTGAAGACTAAACTTACTACTCTGTGGAAGAAAAGAGGGTGTGAAAAGGTAGCCAAATGGACCCAATCCATTTCAAATCATCTCTACTTCTGTGCAGCAACTAGTGAGGGAGATGGAGATCTAGTTGAACAGAAACGGTTGTCGGTTTTGAACCACATAACAAATAAACACGAAGGCCATGGTGAAAAGTTCCCAAGCTGTACCCACGGGCCAATTGAAAGAGATTGGATAAAAGAAGgtttgttaaaaataattatttgtacatATCTTTTTGTTTGCTTTAGTTAAGACCTATGTCTTTAGCAAAAGGAACATCAAATGCAATCTTTGTGAAAGTAAAAACCAAGTACTCAAGTATACAgaagtaaaagaaaatatcacactattttgaATTTTCTCTTTATTTCCTGTTCTTTCAGTTGTTAAATAAAAAAGGTCTATGCAACATGAAAGTGTCAATTGCCTTAGCAAAAGTACAGGTTCctgtaagaaataataaattttaagaCTTTGTATTACACAATTCTTTATTAAACATGCAGGTCCATAGTCTTGCAATATAACCGGTCCATTTTCAACTCCAAATTTTGCTGGGCTTAAATGAGTATTTCAAAGAAGAAGAAAGTAATACTATTAATACtgattttttattcagtaaatatacacaacatcatttatattaaaaggtgcataattttatGTTCCTGCAAAAATGATTACAACTTTGAAGTATATTTTTTACAAGAATTCTTGCTGAGCTATAATTCATGGTCTTCTGTGCTCATGTGAATACTAGTTGTGGCTGTGCCGCTGTTGCCTAAGAAATGATAtggtattacctccctttatgactgcATATGGTAAGGAGTGACTAATTTTGCTAACTAGACTTTTCTCACTTACCAgactttttaacagtttatttttaatactttaacAGTTCAGACTGTCTGTTAAGTGAAAATGCCAAGAACTAGTGGCAGTAATATAATTTTGGAGTTAAATAGTCTAAACCATAGGTTTGATAGTCAGAATTGTTGCTGAAGGACCTATTGCCCCAGGGTCAATATTTTTTACTTCCAACAGTTGTCAAAGGATGCTGAAAATACTTgaatttttattgaatattttaggttttttattacctccctttatgactgcAACTATACTGAACAGAAAAAGAAACTAtacagatgtataactggtatattttgaaataaaaactaatttttcaaatttgaatagtTGCTTCATACCAAAATAACACTTGAAGATCTTCgcatgataattttttttttttatcaaccaACCTTAAGtcagttatggcccctggcttagtaaaaattggtcattttaatgttgtgtcgcgcatagctccaaaagtatttgacctagaatcaccaaagtttacaggaatgttggtcagcatgtgtagttgtgcacctggggtttcgcgtctggattcattcggtcttgtagaagttatggcccctgactttgtaaaaattggtcattttaatgttgtgtcgtgcctagctccaaaagtatatgacctagagtcacaaaactttacaggcatgttggtcagcatgtgtagttgtgcacctgggatttcgcgtccggattcatccagtcatgtaggagttatagcccctgacttagtaaaaaattggtcattttaatgttgtgtcgcgcatagccccaaaagtatttgacctagaatcaccaaagtttacaggaatgttggtcagcatgtgtagttgtggacctggggtttcgcatccagattcattcagtattgtaggagttctggcccctgactactgtcatgtagtgggggcatctgtgtcccatggacacatttctagttttaataataataccttaatataaaactagatagtttcttttgctgttcagtatataacaGTTTGTGCACAGTGTTAAAAGTACATGTAGTGCTGTTCAAACGATGCAAGACCAGTTATAATACACATTCATGGACCAGCAATTTATATTATAAGTTATTTGACAATTATAAATCACAAAGTTTTGTGTGGAATGGATGCAATGAAAGGGATATGTTTCtaacaatttgatatttagaGACGAAATAATGTAATTGTTCATTTAAGAGGacattttttacttgattttaattaaactgaaaAGCGAATAATAACTGtattacatttaatttcatgTTCACATATTAAAcacttcaaaacaaaaacattttcttatatgtaacattgAAAAGTCTATTTTTGTGGTTATTTCAGACTATATTGATGATCTGTATACACAGCTCATTCGACTGCGCAAGACGTACAACTCTCACAGGAAAATACAGGATGCTGCTCATAAACTGTATATCTAACCACCACCACTTTCGTCAGGAGCAAGCCATGTTTTGAAGTCAGATGCGATTCTCGCTCACAGGTCCAGATTTTCAggacaatgaaataataataagttCCGAGCATATCTGTACCCAGTGTATTCCTCAGAAGGGAAGTTAGCTCTGATAGCAGTAACTGCACAGGAAGGTAACACACGTCTGTCATGTTTTGCGAGACGATGCCAAATCCAACGTGCCAGTCTGCGATAGGCCACATATCTGTATGTTCTGAAATGAACAGAAAAATGAttagacattttcaaatgttattGGCAACTTTCAATGAGacagatgttttttctttcatttcaaggTTTGTGttactaaatatatagaataatgttttctttcagtAATAGTCTGGTGCCCTCGAGAAGCATTCAGATTTCACGTATGTGCTTTTTCTACCACAAgggagaagttttttttttttcggtttggTTTTTACACGAAATGTACTTGTAACATTAAACTTGATCTgacttttttttgtactttcctGTTGTTAAAAAATGTTGCAAGAAGTTACATTAATGGATGACTGCAGACCTGTCATGTAAtaacaaattgttttaaatgttagtaaatacatttttgccaAACagttgttatgtaaataaattgttgttATGTAAACACATAGTTGCCAAACTGTTATGTGAATACATTGTTGCCAAACtgttgttatgtaaataaattgttgttATGTAAATGAATTGTTGCCAAACtgttgttatgtaaataaattgttgCTAAACTGTAATGTTAATAAGTTGTTGCCACACtgttatttatatgtaaatatattattttcattcatgattGATCTTGTTTacttatttatatttgtaaaccTAGGCATttacatgtccatctttcaatttggacagtaccagaaCTATTAAAAGCGATGCATACAAAACTGATACTGACTAGATAACaatcagtgcagatcatgatcagactgcacagcttcaattgtgtccagcatgatgcgggttaaaatacatgtttatcaAGATCATATCAAGTATTCTATAAAATAGTTCTTGTATGTAACCTGTTATGTCAATCCAAATGGCCATTCAACATTCCAAAAGCAAGAACTTCCATGCAGTAGTAATTGGAGTAAAATGACTGCAGTACTTCCAGTTACATTGTATAAACCATACTGTTCAAGACAACATACATTGCACTACCTTTATTTTATATGACTCTTCTTAGtttattcaaagagctataaaaataatattttatacttctttggtttatTTAATGGTCTCACTTTAGGAGAAAAACTTACTCATGAACAGGTTCCTCATCTCCAATAGGCCCATTCCGTTGTAGAAATTCATAGAAGGACACTTCCACAACATCTCTGTTCAAGCAGTTTCCAACAAAACCAGGGTGTTGGGTTATACATGTAAAACCATCGAGTTTCTCGGCTAGGTCTGGAAACTCGTGGCAACATTTACACTCTATACCAGTCTGCATTGCACTGCAGTTTCTACATTCACACCTGAAAATTCAAAtgaacatgtcagaatgaaaagAATAAAGACGTCGGAGTgctttatcatctaatttaccacggttcatcattcATGATAACCACGCAATCAGGCTAAAACCCTAGTAGTTCTATTTTATGCAAGCAAATGAAttctgaaccatggtaaattagacgataaaccacttgaagatctttattatttatataacacACGGTCTATTATTTATATAACACACGGTCAGTATAGAGTAACATTTGGGTACACACAGCTGACGAGAATAATTGCGGTTTTATTTTTCTGGACTACCCTGATTCAACTGAAACACAATACACAGATGAAAGAGACCTTGATTGTTTGAGATATCTGTGTAATCCATTTCTAGCCATGTGGCTTGATCAGCGTTCCTGATCTCAGATTTGTGTGGCTGACTGCAGAGTCCAGTTTGACAAATGCTTGCATATTGTACTATCAACAGACTATCAACTCCAGTAATGTAAACTAGCTGTTTTTATTTAGTGACAAAGACTGTCACAAACAAATGTTTAACAtaaggtatatgggcattttctcaaACAAATTTTGGCGTCCAGCCCGAAATATAGGGTCCATAGACATGTCTTGTAGAATAGCATACAATTAGTGTGTGACACCTGCCGCTTAACAAGctgaatattttttaatgtaactgaaactgaaacataGATTATCTACTCTATGGTCTGCAATTATGCGTATTCAGGTTATTACCAATCGAGATTTTCCAGTCGTTCGTTTTCCCCGGTTTCGTGACAAACGCTTATccattttcatcataaaaagtagtaaaaacagcaaattctcgagctgtccttccgaaagtttaaattgagtggaatttatgaatagaCTTTCGAACTCCATTCTACTTGAGGTCTACGTGTAtcatacttacccaagtttgagtcaagtgcgAGTTTGAGTAACGGCTATAAATATTGGCCAAAGTTTGCTGACATTCtatttcgagggcttagagcgaatacacttagactagtttcgctctgatcCCTCGAATTTTATCCAGTCAATATTTTCAACGATGTTATCAAAAATAGGAAGTTTTGAAATAATCCGTGAACAAAATTCATCTCTTTGTGTACTGTCCCATTTATATCAAACATCTGTGAATGTACAATACAATGAAAAATGCAACGGAGCAGGATCACTCCACTCATTTAAATCACCAACAGTAAAGTTAGATAGCAATTGAAAGCCTTGTCGGCGTCGGGACATGATAGTGCAAGTTTTAGAATAAAAATGCCCTTGGCTCAATATGATTTTTTCCAAAACCGTATTTCCGTAGAAAATATGCTAGCTCGACATAGATCTTCTATACATTTTCCTACACTGACCGGCAGAATTGTCCGAATATTTGGTTGCACGTGGGAGTAAGTTGTAAAGAGCCCGCCTTAACGAAAACGCGACTAAAATGTACTTAAATATCGTGTAATCCATGAATGTTAACAGCAAATTCAGTACGttgtttttgtgttatatttcgtAATATCAGGCCATCTTCtacgtttcttcaattattttggcAGGAAAATTGCACGTGCCTTCAATGATGCTTCTTTGCTACTGACCGCGTTTTCACATGCATTTTATTTTCGTGTCAGTAgctatgttaaattttcatggaattgtaagcaaaatgttttacaaccaaatgaaaatacatgcttcagagcttgaaattatttcatttctgtaGACCAGTGACCGTCTCTAAAATGGATgaggttataatatatttcatacaaGTTCTAAGTATATAAATGATGTGATCAGCTTCCAAAAAGAAAGGATGTTAATGTTTAAATAGCGGTTGGCTGATAATGTCAATTCTTTCATTTATACTCGTAATAGTGATACACTAAATCCAGTGGCCTGAATAAAAAAGGGGCATTTTAGCTACGTGccaaaaataaaaacgaaatcaCGACTTTTTAAAGAAGGTTGCGATTTGATTCTTTTTCGAACTCACCTGGCCTAAAATATCTTGCGTCTGTGGTAGAAAGGTATGAaacaattatatattaaatatgtatatcacGATTGTTTGTTGAAAACATCCGAAACGAAATTTCACCATCaatgtatatatttcaaatagtTAACGAATTATATCTTGCATGTGATTGTGacaatatttgtattaaaatatgCTTTTCTCACTTATcagacagaaaaatctctatttttagaaatgctggaaaatcttatctcacatgggttatcccacactcctgtgacggactacttcatgcactgaatatacatactatttatgtaaaataattaaaaatcaggtacctttgtcttttctctccgttccatatagtgtatttctcgattcaaaattcattactttatgataagaacgtaccgttacgctacaaacgataaaactaaagcggaactttgttattgtgcgtcactgaaatgtcacgacgtcacttctgcttacggacgtcaatttcccgcgttttaaatagtttcatattttcatgcttgtttttattgtttctgttgtggtaagtgagaaatagaatccatcattggtgttcggtgaagatcggaaatcccaaccctcgggtgcaccgctcaagtcttaaactcggcacagcctcgtttaagacttgagcggtgcgccctcgggttgggattttctgatcttaaccgaagaccaatgacagattctctatctCTTCTTATGAAGGAATAAAAGATTGATCTATGTATTATTTGCttacgaaagaaatgtttacttaCATTACTATTAAACAAGTCTACAGAGGGACACAACTTACACAAAAGTAttcatttccatagaaataatagtTAGGCACAAAAGCCTGCTACTTCTGATTTTAAGTTGAtgtacaacatatttttttttttgacaaataagatGTATTTTGGCGCTTTTCTCGCCTTTGAACATAGCATCAATGTTCGAGCCCGGACGACCCTTAGGGTCGGGACTTAAACATAACCAATACATTTATTGAAAAACCCTTGGTCATTGTGTGAAATCTAATCAGTGGCTTTCAAAGTTTACTTGCAAGGAGAAGCACTAACTTCATATAAATCATCCGAATTATTGTCCTAAAGTTACAATCATATCAGAAATTTTATACCATTTT
This window harbors:
- the LOC123538801 gene encoding uncharacterized protein LOC123538801 yields the protein MQTGIECKCCHEFPDLAEKLDGFTCITQHPGFVGNCLNRDVVEVSFYEFLQRNGPIGDEEPVHETYRYVAYRRLARWIWHRLAKHDRRVLPSCAVTAIRANFPSEEYTGYRYARNLLLFHCPENLDL